A genomic segment from Odontesthes bonariensis isolate fOdoBon6 chromosome 8, fOdoBon6.hap1, whole genome shotgun sequence encodes:
- the ccdc3a gene encoding coiled-coil domain-containing protein 3a: MVTWSGRIRELPRMFSTAVLLATLGVFAHVDTFTRGCQLPSAWRPLSEGCRAELAEIIVYARVLAIHREPLGAWAGAGAPGAGSRYNALPFGYEGAEDGLLYSAEVELLCDQAWGGMLEVPAGSRLNLTGMGYLPCQSHSVMENYSYFFFLRMDENYSILPHGVNFQDAIFPDSAENRRTFSSLFQFSNCSQGNQPFHSFSPEWDAQEDSRLLCSSVQVALFEEEERGRKLQERLVAAERRNHQLKERVSKVKRSLKKARKAARKAEQEARELGQKLKAAERRAGHHLNAITQEEPQPGGYTSAAIRERMQL; this comes from the exons ATGGTCACGTGGTCCGGGAGGATCCGGGAGCTTCCCAGGATGTTTTCCACCGCTGTCCTCCTCGCGACGCTCGGCGTCTTTGCGCACGTGGACACCTTTACGCGCGGCTGCCAGCTGCCCTCCGCGTGGCGGCCGCTGAGCGAGGGCTGCCGCGCGGAGCTGGCGGAGATCATCGTGTACGCGCGCGTCCTGGCGATCCACCGGGAGCCGCTGGGCGCctgggccggggccggggccccCGGGGCCGGCAGCCGGTACAACGCGCTGCCCTTCGGCTATGAGGGCGCGGAGGACGGGCTGCTGTACTCCGCGGAGGTGGAGCTGCTGTGCGACCAGGCCTGGGGCGGCATGCTGGAGGTGCCCGCCGGGTCCAGGCTCAACCTGACCGGGATGGGGTATCTGCCCTGTCAGTCCCACAGCGTGATGGAGAACTActcctacttcttcttcctcag GATGGATGAGAACTACAGCATCCTTCCTCATGGCGTAAACTTCCAGGACGCCATCTTCCCCGACTCCGCAGAGAACCGGCGCACCTTCTCCAGCCTGTTCCAGTTCTCCAACTGCTCCCAGGGGAACCAGCCGTTCCACAGCTTCAGCCCCGAGTGGGACGCCCAGGAGGACAGCAGG TTGCTGTGCTCCTCGGTGCAGGTGGCGCTGTTCGAGGAGGAGGAGCGTGGCCGGAAGCTGCaggagcgcctggtggccgccgAGAGGAGGAACCACCAGCTGAAGGAGCGCGTGAGCAAGGTGAAGCGCTCCCTGAAAAAGGCCCGCAAGGCTGCACGCAAGGCGGAGCAGGAGGCCCGGGAGCTGGGGCAGAAACTGAAGGCCGCCGAGAGGAGGGCGGGGCATCACCTCAACGCCATCACGCAGGAGGAGCCTCAGCCCGGCGGCTACACCAGCGCTGCGATACGAGAGAGGATGCAGCTTTAA
- the optn gene encoding optineurin, translating into MASGGPVMNGDISRSPSQTGTLEETLQQMNILIQENRDLKEALRQTNLTMKERFEGLSAWREKQKKERDFLEGRLEEARGRMETLTLQNQDLSKRMEEAGRTGGAPGGGQTADLEALRVQVARLQAEKNDLVALNSELQLRAEQDSQDDSFIEIIKVSDGGIDGLNEACGAERSRRPDMGTAASRLDSEEATVSQLLQSLRNESQRCERQQAELQACAARIKELEDRKCGVEESTQTTQAETKEDSGKEEKAASEVENLKSQMMTLFKELQQAQRKLDEAEGMKKNLQDRCREVEQDVATLKAQLVEKQAVQAENDRLKLQLDSVQAQSQLEQRKAEDERNNLSQLKDAYTKLFEDYTELKEENKKRETQMAPREQVEELQQRLTAAEEALAVKQKKIDEMKQEIFLKEKDLETISVFQAQAEVYSSDFYAERQAREKLHEEKERLAAQLEYVKKQNSQLQEELDSLGRSSLTDMQRRHLSAGGSPHGTGASLVGRGTDWQNQGKIPEHVCPKCNEILPDLDSLQIHIMDCIN; encoded by the exons ATGGCGTCTGGAGGCCCCGTGATGAACGGCGACATCTCTCGCTCTCCCAGTCAGACTGGCACGCTGGAGGAaaccctgcagcagatgaacATCCTCATCCAGGAGAACAGAGACCTGAAAG AGGCCCTGCGTCAGACCAACCTGACCATGAAGGAGCGCTTCGAGGGGCTGTCTGCGTGGCGGGAGAAGCAGAAGAAGGAGCGGGACTTCCTGGAGGGTCGGCTGGAGGAGGCCCGGGGCCGAATGGAGACGCTGACCCTCCAGAACCAAGACCTGAGCAAGAGGATGGAGGAGGCTGGGAGGACAGGAGGAGCCCCGGGTGGAGGCCAG ACTGCAGACCTGGAGGCCCTGAGGGTGCAGGTTGCTCGCCTGCAGGCGGAGAAGAATGACCTGGTGGCGCTGAactctgagctgcagctgagGGCGGAGCAGGACTCCCAGGACGACTCGTTTATCGAGATCATCAAAGTGTCG GACGGAGGCATCGACGGTTTGAACGAGGCCTGCGGTGCAGAGCGCAGCAGACGTCCTGATATGGGCACCGCGGCGTCTCGGCTGGACAGCGAGGAGGCGACGGTCAGCCAGCTGCTGCAGTCTCTGAGGAACGAGTCGCAGCGATGTGAGAGGCAGCAGGCGGAGCTGCAGGCCTGCGCTGCCAG AATCAAGGAGCTGGAGGACAGGAAGTGTGGTGTGGAGGAGTCAACTCAGACGACCCAGGCAGAGACGAAAGAGGATTCTGGGAAGGAAGAGAAG GCGGCGTCTGAGGTGGAGAATCTAAAGTCTCAGATGATGACGCTGTTCAAAGAGTTGCAGCAGGCCCAGAGGAAGCTGGATGAGGCCGAAGGCATGAAGAAGAACCTGCAGGACAG ATGTCGGGAGGTGGAGCAGGATGTGGCGACTCTGAAGGCTCAGCTGGTGGAGAAGCAGGCGGTGCAGGCGGAGAATGACCGGCTGAAACTGCAGCTGGACAGCGTTCAGGCCCAGAGCCAGTTGGAGCAGAGGAAGGCCGAGGacgagag GAACAACCTGTCCCAGCTGAAGGACGCCTACACCAAGCTGTTTGAGGACTACACCGAACTGAAGGAGGAGAACAAGAAGCGAGAG ACTCAGATGGCGCCGCgggagcaggtggaggagctGCAGCAGCGTCTGACcgcagctgaagaagctttgGCTGTGAAACAGAAGAAGATCGATGAGATGAAGCAGGAGATATTCCTGAAGGAGAAGGACCTGGAGACCATCTCTGTGTTCCAAGCTCAG GCGGAGGTCTACTCCTCAGACTTCTACGCAGAGCGGCAGGCGAGGGAGAAGCTCCACGAGGAGAAGGAGCGGCTGGCGGCTCAGCTGGAGTACGTGAAGAAGCAGAACAGCCAgctgcaggaggagctggactctctgggCCG GAGCTCGCTGACCGACATGCAGCGCAGACATCTGTCAGCAGGGGGCAGTCCTCATGGAACCGGCGCATCTCTGGTTGGAAGAG